GTCAGGTGGACGAGTGCCGCGGCGGCCCGCGTCCCGAGCCGATCGGGCGTCAGAAGCCGGGCGGGCGGCGGCCGGTTCAGCATAGAGGAGCCCCCCGGCGCCGCGCGGGCGTTCCGTGCGGGTACGGCCGGTACCGGGGCGCCCGGCGGTCGACGCGCCGGGGCGGCGCGGACGCCGTCCGGCCGCTCGCGGCCCGTCCACTAGGATGGCGGGGTGACCGATGACACTCAGCAGACCCCCGACCGCGGGGCGATCAGCCACCCCGAACTGCCGACCGCCTATGCCCCGGCCGAGGTAGAGGGCGTGCTGTACGAGCGCTGGGTGGAGCGCGGTTACTTCACGGCGGACGCGAAGAGCGACAAGCCGCCCTTCACCGTCGTCATCCCGCCGCCGAACGTCACCGGCAGCCTGCACCTCGGCCACGCCTTCGAGCACACGCTGATCGACGCCCTGGTGCGCCGCAAGCGGATGCAGGGCTTCGAGGCGCTCTGGCAGCCGGGCATGGACCACGCCGGCATCGCCACCCAGAACGTGGTCGAGCGCGAGCTGGCCAAGGAGGGCAAGTCCCGCCACGACCTGGGCCGGGAGGCCTTCGTCGAGCGGGTCTGGCAGTGGAAGGCGGAGTCCGGCGGCCAGATCTCCGGCCAGATGCGCCGCCTCGGCGACGGCGTGGACTGGGCGCGTGAGCGTTTCACCATGGACGAGGGCCTCTCGCAGGCCGTCCAGACGATCTTCAAGCGGCTCTACGACGACGAGCTGATCTACCGGGCCGAGCGGATCATCAACTGGTGCCCGCGCTGCCTGACGGCCATCTCCGACATCGAGGTGGAGTACCAGGACGACGACGGCGAGCTGGTCTCGATCCGCTACGGCGAGGGCAAGGACTCGATCGTCGTCGCGACCACCCGCGCCGAGACGATGCTCGGCGACACCGCGGTGGCCGTCCACCCGGAGGACGAGCGCTACAGACACCTCATCGGCCGCACCATCAAGCTGCCGCTGACGGACCGTGAGATCCCGGTCGTCGCCGACGAGCACGTCGACCCGGAGTTCGGCACCGGCGCCGTCAAGGTGACGCCGGCCCACGACCCGAACGACTTCGAGATCGGCCGCCGCCACGACCTGCCGTCGATCGCGGTGATGGACGAGCACGCCGTGATCACCGTGCACGGCCCCTTCCAGGGCCTGGACCGGCTGGAGGCGCGTTCGGCGATCGTCGGCGCGCTGCGCGCCGAGGGCCGGATCGTCGCCGAGAAGCGCCCGTACGTCCACTCCGTCGGCCACTGCTCGCGCTGCAAGACCACGATCGAGCCGCGGCTGTCCATGCAGTGGTGGGTCAAGGTCGGCCCGCTCGCCCAGGCGGCCGGCGACGCCGTCCGCGACGGCCGGGTGAACATCCACCCGAAGGAGATGGAGAAGCGCTACTTCGACTGGGTCGACAACCTGCACGACTGGTGCATCTCGCGCCAGCTCTGGTGGGGCCACCGCATCCCGGTCTGGTACGGCCCGGACGGCGAGGTCGTCTGCGTGGGCCCGGACGAGCAGCCGCCGACCGGCGAGGGCTGGCACCAGGACACCGACGTGCTGGACACCTGGTTCTCCTCCGGCCTGTGGCCGTTCTCCACCCTCGGCTGGCCCGAGCAGACCGACAGCCTGGCGAAGTTCTACCCGAACTCCGTCCTGGTGACCGGCTACGACATCCTCTTCTTCTGGGTCGCCCGGATGATGATGTTCGGCCTCTACGCGATGGGCGGCACCCCGCCGTTCCACACCATCGCGCTGCACGGCATGGTCCGTGACCAGAACGGCAAGAAGATGTCGAAGTCCTTCGGCAACGTGGTCAACCCGCTGGACTGGATGGACAAGTACGGCTCCGACGCGCTGCGGTTCACCCTCGCGCGCGGCGCCAACCCGGGCGTCGACGTGCCGATCGGCGAGGACTGGGTCCAGGCGTCCCGCAACTTCGCCAACAAGATCTGGAACGCCACCCGCTTCGCGCTGATGAACGGCGCCACCGTCGAGGGCCCGCTGCCCGCACCCGAGCAGCTCACCGCGGCGGACCGCTGGATCCTCTCCCGGCTCGGCGAGACGGTCGCCGAGGTGGACGGGCTGTACGAGGACTACCAGTTCGCCAAGCTCTCCGAGGCGCTGTTCCACTTCGCCTGGGACGAGGTCTTCGACTGGTACGTCGAGCTCTCCAAGACCACCCTCGCGGAGGGCGGGGCCTCGGCCGACGCCACCCGCCGGGTGCTCGGCGAGGTGCTGGACGTCACCCTGCGGCTGCTGCACCCGGTCGTGCCGTTCGTCACCGAGACGCTCTGGACCTCGCTCACCGGCCGCGAGTCGGTGGTCGTCGCCGAGTGGCCGGCGGACGGCGGCTTCCGTGACGCCGCGGCCGAGGCCGAGATCGCCACGCTCCAGCAGGTGGTGACCGAGGTCCGCCGGTTCCGCGCCGACCAGGGCCTCAAGCCCGGCCAGCGGGTCCCGGCCCGGCTGGACCTGGCGGCCACCCCGCTGGTGGCGCACGAGGCGGCGATCCGCTCGCTGCTGCGGCTGACCGAGCCCGGCGACGGCTTCACCGCCACCGCCTCGCTGCCGGTCGCCGGCGCCACCGTCGCGCTGGACCTCTCCGGTGCGATCGACGTGGCCGCCGAGCGCAAGCGCCTGCAGAAGGACCTCGCCGCCGCCGAGAAGGAGAAGGCGCAGACCACCGGCAAGCTCGGCAACGAGGCCTTCCTCGCGAAGGCCCCGGACGAGGTGGTCGCCAAGATCCGCGGCCGCCAGGAGGCCGCGGAGGCCGACATCGCCCGGATCACCGCCCAGCTGGCCGGCCTGCCCCAGGCCTGACCGGCCGCCCCGGCACCGACGGAGGGCCGCACCCGCGCGACGGGTGCGGCCCTCCGCACGTTCATCGGGCGGCGGCGACCCGGGTGCGCCGGGCCAGCCACTTGCCGACCTCCCAGAGCAGCAGCAGCGCCAGGGCCGCCAGCAGGGCCCAGCCGAACTGCTGGACGCTGATCCGGGTGGTGCCGAGGATCCGGCGGAAGCCGTCCATCTGGGTGACCATCACGGCCAGCACGAACTCGCCGAGGGCCGCCCAGTTCATCTGCTTGCTGTCGAAGGTGCTGGTGGTGAACACCGAGGCGGTCTCGGAGCGGCACTCGAATGCCGCGACGATCAGGCAGAGCGAGAACGCGGTGAAGGCGATCGAGCTGCCGGTCTGCACATCGCCGTAGTGCGACTGCCCGAGCTTGATCAGTGAGAGCAGCGCCACGGTGATGGCGAGTCCGCTCAGCCCCACCGTCACCATGACCGGCCGGGTCAGCACCGACTCGCCGCGTGGCCGCGGCGTCCGCCGCATCAGGCCCGGGCTCTCCTGGTCGAAGCCGAGCGCGAAGCCGAACGGCGCGTTCACCACGAAGTGGATCCACAGCACCTGCGGCGGCGGGAAGGGCTCCCCGCTCGCGATGTTGAAGATCGTGGCGCCGAGGAAGGTCAGCACGAAGGCGACCAGCAGCAGGAGCACGAAGCGGATGTACTTGGTGAGGTTGTCGTAGAGCTTCCGGCCCTCCGCCACCGCGTAGACGATGGTGGCGAAGTTGTCGTCGGAGAGGATCATCCGGCTGGCGTTCTTGGCCACGTCGGTGCCGCTGCCCATGGCGATGCCGATGTCGGCGGCCTTGATCGCCGGTGCGTCGTTGACACCGTCGCCGGTCATCGCGACGACGTCGCCCTTCTTCTTCAGCGTGTTCGCCAGCAGCACCTTGTGCTCGGGCGCGACCCGGCCGACCACCCCGATCGAGTCGATCCGCTCCAGCTGCTCCTGCTCGGACATCGCGGCGAAGTCGGCGCCGAGCAGCGCCTCGCCCTCGATCCCCAGCTGCCGGGCGATGGCCGCACCGGTGGTGACGTCGTCGCCGGTCACCATGCGGACCCGGATGTGGGCGGCCTGCGCCTCGGCGACCGCGGCCTTGGACTCCTCGCGCGGCGGGTCCACCATGCCGACCAGGCTGGTCATCTGAAGACCGGTGACCAGGGCGAGCAGGTCGCCGTCCGGGTCGAAGTGCGCCGGGTCGATGTCGCGGACGGCGGCGGCCATCACCCGGCGGCCCTCGCCGCCCATCCGCTCGGCGGCCTCCTGGGCGTGCCGGGCGAGCTCGCCGTCCCAGGGGATGCTGGTGCCGTCCGAGAGCGCGGTGGCGGCGCGGTCCATCACGGCCGGGGCGGCGCCCTTGACGAAGCAGCGGACGACCGGCCGGCCCATCATGTCCACCGCCGAGTTGAAGGTGGCCATCAGCTTGTAGCCGGGGTCGAACGGCAGCGTCGCCAGCCGCGGGTAGCGCTCCCGGGTGGCCTCGATGTCCAGCCCCGCCTTGTGCCCGAGCACGAGCAGCGCGCCCTCGGTGGGGTCGCCCACCACCCGGCCGTCCACCAGCTTGGCGTCGCTGGCCACCAGGTAGGGCAGCACGGCGCCCTCGATGCCGGCCGAGGAGCCCACCGCGTGGTGGATCCGGCCCTCCAGGCCGTACCCGGTGCCGGAGACGGTGTAGCGGTCGGTCGGGCTGAGCACCTCGACCGCCGTCATCTGGTTCATCGTCAGGGTGCCGGTCTTGTCGGAGTTGATCGCCGAGGTGAAGCCCAGGGTCTCGACCGAGGGCAGCTCCTTCACGATCGCGTGCCGCTTCGCCAGGTTGAGGCTGCCGACCGAGAGGATCACCTGGGAGACCGTGGGCAGCGCCTCCGGGATGGCCGCGATGGCCAGTGAGACCGCGCTGATGAACAGGGCGTCCCAGGCCTGGTCGCGGCTGCGGCCGAGGGCGAACATCACCACCATGGTCAGACCGGCCGCACCGGCGATCCACAGGGTGAGGGTGTTGAGCTCCCGGTCGAGCGGCGACTGCTCCTTCTCGGTGGCCGAGAGCAGGCCGGAGATCTTGCCGAGCTCCGTCCCGCTGCCGGTGCCGGTGACGACCAGCAGCCCGCTGCCGTGCGTCACCGGAGTGTTCATGAAGGCCATGTTCGACTGCTCGCCGGGCGCGAGCCGCTCACCGGTCAGCGTTCCCGCGTCCTTGACCGCCGGGACGCTCTCGCCGGTGAGCGTCGACTCGTCGATCTGAAGCGCGCTGGCCTGGACGATCCGCCCGTCGGCCGGCACCTGGTCACCGGCCGCGATCAGCACGATGTCCCCGACCACCAGGTGCTCGGCGGGGATCTCCGACTCGGTGCCGTCCCGGCGCACCCGCGCGGTGGCCTTCATCATCGACTTCAGCGCGTTCATCGCGCTCTCGGCCTTGCCCTGCTGGCGCAGGCCGACCACGGCGTTCAGCAGCGTCAGCAGGATCAGCAGGATCGCGGTGCTCCACTGCTTGATCGCCAGCGAGACCACGGCGGCGGTCACCAGGATGATCTGCATGTAGCTGCGGTACTCGTCGAGGAACCGCAGCCAGGTCGGCTTCGGCTTCTCCTCGGGCAGTGCGTTGGGGCCGTCCGCGGCGAGCCGCTCGGCCGCCCGGGCCGCGGTCAGACCGGTGGCCGGGTCCACCGCGAACGCCGCCAGCACCTCCGCCGGGGGCCGCGTGTACCAGCTCGGCGCGGGCGCATCCGCCGCCGGATCCACCTGCTGGGTCATCGGTTCCCCTTCTTCCTCCGGCCCTTGCCCGTCCCGTGCTTCGCCTCGTACGGGTCGGCCTCGGCACCGGCCGGGGCCTCGGCCTCCAGGTCGCGCCGGACCTCCCGCAACTGCTCGCGGGCCTCGGCGCCGACCGTCGGGTACTGCGGGTCGATCCCGGCCAGGGTGTGCACCAGCACCGCCGCCGCGCAGATCCGCGCGAACCACTTGCGGTCGGCCGGCACCACGTACCAGGGCGCCCACCTGGTGCTGGTGGCGGAGAGCATCTGGGAGAAGGCCCGCTGGTAGTCGTCCCAGTAGTGTCGTTCGCGGACGTCGGCCGCGGAGAACTTCCAGTTCTTCTCGGGCAGGTCGATCCGCTTGAGGAAGCGGATCCGCTGCTCCTCCTTCGAGAGGTTGAGGAAGATCTTGACCACCTTGAAGCCGTTGTCGGTGAGGTGGCGCTCCCAGCGGTTGATCTCCCGGTAGCGGCGATCCCAGACCTCCTGCCCGCGGGAGGCCTTCGGCAGCCGCTGCCGTTCCAGGTTCTCCGGGTGCACCCGCACCACGAGGACCTCCTCGTAGTGCGAGCGGTTGAAGATCCCGATCTCGCCGCGGCCGGGCAGCCGGCAGGCGTACCGCCACAGGTAGTCGTGGTCGAGCTCCTCGGCGGAGGGCACCTTGAAGCTGCTCACCTTGACGCCCTGCGGGTTCACCCCGCTCATGACGTGGCGGATGGTGCCGTCCTTGCCGCCGGCGTCGAGTGCCTGGAGGCAGAGCAGCACGCCGTAGGTGTCCTGGGCGGCGAGGCGGTCCTGGTACTCGGCGAGCAGTTCCACGCCGGTGCGCAGCAGTTCGGCGCCGTCCCGCTTCTTCAGCCGGGCCCGGTAGCGCGGGTCGAAGTCGCGGGCGAGGTCGACGTGCGATCCCGGCTTCACCCGCAGCGGCGCAATGAACCGCGCGATTGTCTCGGTCCGGTCGTCCGCCATGCCCGGGACCCTTTCGCCGGCCCGCCTCGGGCGGAGGCGGGAGTCACCTGCCACGCTCCGCCCGGGGCCCGGGTGCGGCAATCGGGGTACGGCCGTTCGGGCCGGGGTCAGGAGGTGCCGTGGGCGGGCGACTTCCGGGCCGCGGCGGGGATCGGCGAGTCCTCGCGCAGGGCCTGCCAGAGCTGCCGGTCCTGGGGCTCCGCGGGGACGACCCGGTTGGGGTCGATGCGGTCGTAGGCGACCGGCAGCATCAGGGTGTCGGTGGCGTCGGTGTGCAGGCCGCGCATGCTCCGGGCGAAGGTGGCGAGACCGGTCAGCGAACCGAGGTCGGAGTCGGTGGTCAGGGGCCTTGGTGGAGGCGTCGGCGATCTCGTAGAGCCGGGCCGGGTCGTCGAGGTCGTTGCGCCGCTGGAGCTGGGTGACGACCGCGAGGACGAACTGCTGCTGCAGGCCGATCCGGCCGAGGTCGCTGCCGTCGCCCACGCCGTGCCGGGTGCGGACGAAGGTGAGGGCCTGGGTGCCGTCGAGGGTGTGCGTGCCCGGCTCCAGCCGCAGGCCGCTGTAGCCGTCCTGGATGGCCCGGCCGCCGCCCCGCCGTGCGGGGGCCGGGCCGAGATCGACATGATCTTCGTCCGCGAGGACCGGATCGCCGGACCGTACGGTGCGAGGCGATCGACGCACCTGCCGACTGCCATGGCCTGCAGGCCTGTTCCGACCACCGGATGCTGGTCGGTGCGGTGACCGTCCGCCCGTGACACGGCGGCCGGCGGCCGTCATCCCGCGTCGGGAGCAGTGCCCTGCCGGGCGGCGCGGTGCAGCAGCAGGGCGGCCGCCAGGCCGCCGGCGAGGACTGCTGCGGCGCCGACCAGCTGAGCGGTGCGGGAGGCCTCGGTGAAGGCGTCCAGGACGGCGGCCCGGTCGGCCTCGGTGCGGGCGGCGGCGAGGGCGGCGGGGACGGAGGCCGCGGCCGGCAGGACGGCGGTCAGCCGGGCGTTCATCACCGCGCCCAGCGCGGCGACGCCGAGGCTGCTGCCTACCTCGGCCATGGCGCCGTCGATGCCGGCGCCGGCGCCCGCCCGGTCCTGCGGGATCGCGCCCACCACCGCCTCCACGATGGCCGGGTTGGCGATCGCGCAGCCGGTGCCCATCAGCACCAGTCCGCCGAGCAGCGGCCCGTAGCCGTCGGAGGCGAACGCGGCGACGGTGAAGCCGGCCGCGAGCACCGCCATGCCGAGGGCGATGGAGCGCGGCGTGCCGAGGCGGACGATCAGCCGGGCGGTGAGGCCGCTGAAGTTGAGGGCGACCACGGCGAGGGCGAACGGGGCCATCCGCAGCCCGGCCTCCAGCGGCGGGTAGCCGTGCACGAACTGCAGCTGCTGGGTGAGCAGGAAGAGCACCCCGGTGCTGCCGAAGGTGATCAGTACGACGCCGGTGACGGCGCCGACGAACCGCCGGTTCCGGAAGAAGGCCGGATCGAGCATCGGGTGGGCCGTCCGCCGCTCCCACAGGGTGAAGGCGGCGAGCAGCAGCAGGCCGGCCGGGGCCGACAGCAGCACGTGCGCCGAACGCCAGCCGTGCTCGGGCCCCGAGACCACGGCGTAGACCGCGGCGGTCATGCCGGCCGTGGAGAGCAGCACGCCGGGCAGGTCGGGCGGCCCGCCGCCGGGCGCCCGGGATTCGGGGACGAGCGCCCGGGCGGCCACCAGGCCGAGAAGGACCACCGGGACGTTGACCAGGAAGACCGCGCCCCAGGCGAAGTGGGCCAGCAGCAGGCCGCCGACCGGCGGGCCGGCCGCGAAGCCGAGCGCGCTGACGGCGCTCCAGGCGGCGATCGCCCTGGTGCGTTCCCCGGCGTCGAAGATCTGCAGCACCACGGCGAGCGTGGTGGTCGTCAGCAGGGCGCCGCCGATCCCCATGCCGGCCCGGGCGGCGATCAGCTGCCCGGTGGTGGTGGAGAGCCCGGCGGCGAGCGAGCCGAGGCCGAACAGGGCGAGCCCGGTGAGCAGCAGCCTCCGCCGGCCGTACCGGTCGGCGGCGCTGCCGGCGGCGAGCAGCAGCCCGGCCTGGACGAGCGAGTAGGCGTTGACGATCCACTGGATGTCGGCGGTGTCCGCGCCGAGCTCCCGGCCGAGGGTCGGGACGGCCACGTTCAGCACGGTGTTGTCGAGCACCACGACGAGCTGGGCGAGGCAGATCACCGCGAGGGCCGGCCACCGGCCGGGCAGCCGGTCCTCGCGGGCGGACTCCACCGGTGCGGTGGCGGCCGTCACCGGGGCACGGGGGCGAAGCGGGCGATCGGGTTGGCCAGGGTGCCGACCAGCTGGAGCGCCGCGGACGGGTCGGCCAGGTCGACCATCTGCCGGTTGTTCCGCAGCTGCAGCCGGTTCAGGCAGGACAGCGCGAACTCGGGGGCGAACAGGTCGTACTGCTCGAACCGCTCCGCGAGGTGCGGCACCGAGTCGCGGTAGTCGGCGACGCACGCGGCGACCGTCCGCCAGAAGCCGTCCTCGTCGAGGACGCCCTCCTCGGCGAGGATCGCGGCGAGGTAGCGGAAGAAGCAGTCGAAGACGTCCGTGAAGATCGACAGCAGCTTCACGTCGTCCGGCACCTCGGCCCGGACGCGCCGGACGGCGGGCGGCAGCACCGCGCTGCCGTCCATGACGACGATCTCCTCCGCGATGTCCTTGAACACCGCCCGCCGGACGGCGCCGCCGTCCAGGACCAGGATGGTGTTCTCGCCGTGCGGCATGAACGCCAGGTCGTAGGCGTAGAAGCTGTGCAGCAGCGGGGTCAGGTAGGCGTCCAGGTAGCGGCGCAGCCACACCTCGGGGGCGAGGCCGGACCGCGCGACCAGGGCGGCGGCCAGCGAGCGGCCGGTGCGGTCGGTGTGCAGCAGGGCGGCCATCGTCATCAGCCGCTCGCCGGGGGCGAGCGTGGGGACGGGGCTCTCCCGCCAGAGCGCGGCGAGCATCTTGCGGTAGGGCGAGTACCGGTCGGTGGCCGCCTCGTACTGGCGGTGCCGGTAGCCGATGGCGGCGTGCTCGCGGATGATCGTCAGGCCGGTGCCGCGCAGCACCTCGTCGTCCGCGATCAGCTCGGCCAGCCAGTCGTTGATCGCCGGGGTGGCCTCCATGTAGGCCGCCGAGAGGCCGCGCATGAAGCCCATGTTGAGCACCGAGATGGCCGTCTTGACGTAGTGCCGGGACGGGTCGGTGGTGTTGAAGAAGGTGCGGATGGACTGCTGCGCGAGGTACTCGTCGTCGCCCTCGCCGAGGCAGACCAGCCGCTGCCGGGCGACCTCGCCGGCGAAGGTGACCGACAGCTTGTTCCACCACTGCCAGGGGTGCACCGGCAGCAGGTGGTAGTCCGCGAGGGCGAGGCCGCGGCCGGCCATCGCGGCGGCGAACCGGGCCAGGGTGGCCGGGGCGAGTTCCTGGCGGATCAGCGTGTCGTAGTCGGTGTCCGCGCAGGAGGTGAAGACCGAGTGGTCGCGGTGCGCGGCCAGCCAGACCAGCCGCACCGGGGAGGCGGCCTCCGGGGCGTACCGGTGGAACTCGTGGACCCCGAAGCCGATCCGGCCGTTGTTGGCGACGAAGCCGGGGTGGCCCTCGGTCATGCCGGTCTCGACGGTCTGGAAGTCCGCCTCGGCGAGCTCCTCGGCGCCGAGGGCGGGCCGGCCGAGCTTGTACGCGGTGCCGGCCAGGGTGGAGGAGATCTCCTCCAGGTAGACCGGCAGCACCTCGTCGGTCAGGCCGAGGGCGGTGCGCAGCTCGATGCAGAAGTCCAGTGCGTCGACCGGGAGTTCCTCGTCCCCCCGGTGCCGGGTGACCGACTCGGCGGGGATCTGCCAGTGGTCGAGGGCGCGCAGCCGGGCGGCGAACCGGTACTCCACCGAGCCGTCGTCGCTGCGGACGGCGTACCGGCCGTCGGGCAGCGGCTCGGGGGTGAGCAGCCGCTCGTGGGCGAACTCGGCGAGGGCCTTGCGGACGAGCTGCCGGTTGGCCTGCGCCCAGGCGTCCGGCGTCAGGTGGGCGACGGCGTCGGCGGGCATCATGCGGCGGCTCCTGCGAGGGCGTTCTCGAACCCGGCGCGGGTGCAGACGCTGAGCAGCGCCTCCTTCTCCGGCTTGGTGATCGGGCCGACCACCTCGAAGCCGACCGCGGCGTTCAGGGCGTGGACGGCGGTGTTGCGGACGTCGGGCTCGACGACGACACGGCGGGCGGCCGGGTCGTCGAGGACGAAGGCCATCACGGTGGTGATGACGGCCCGGGTGAAGCCGTGCACCGGGGTGTCCGCGGGCGCGCACAGGAAGTGCATGCCGACGTCACCCGGCTCGGCGTCGTACAGGCCGACGAGCTCCAGCCGCGCCGGGTCGTAGCGCTCGACCAGGAAGGCCGGGCTGCCGTCGACCAGGCCGATGTACGCGTCGTGGTACGGGTGTTCGGTGATCCGCCGGTACTCCTCGCGGACGGTGTCCACGGTGGCGTCCTGCATCATCCAGAACGAGGCCTTGGGGTGGGTGACCCAGGCGTGCAGCAGGGCGGCGTCGGCGTCCGGGTCGAGCGGGCGGACGGTGAACTCGCCGAGGGCGTCGGTGCGGGTGAAGAGCGTCATGCGAGGGCGCCCTCCGGCGCGCCGAACTCCTGGAAGGCGATGGACTTCTCGATCGGGTAGACCTCGCGGCCGGCCAGCTCGCGGACGATCCACGAGTTGCGGTACGGGCCCATGCCGAGGTCGGGGGAGGTGATGCTGTGGGTGTGGGTGCCGCCGTTCTGCAGGAAGACCCCGCGCCCGGTGGTGTCGATGCTGTAGTTGCGGGCGACGTCGAAGCGGCCGCGGCCGTCCCAGCGGATCCGGTCCCGGATCGGCTCCAGGAAGGCCGGCGGGGTGTACTTGTAGCCGGTCGCCAGCACCAGGCCCTCGGTGGTGAGGCTGAAGTCCCGCTGCTGCTCGCCGTGGTGCAGGCCCAGCGTGTAGGTGCCCAGCGTCTCGTCGTACGAGGCGCTGCGCAGCGCGGAGTTGGTGAGCAGCCTGGTCGGGACGGGCCCCTTGACGCTCTTCTGGTACAGCAGGTCGTAGATGCCGTTGATGAGGTCCGCGTCGATGCCCTTGAACAGGCCCTTCTGCTCGGACTCCAGCCGGTAGCGGGTCTCCTCCGGGAGGCCGTGGAAGTAGTCCACGTACTCGGGGGAGGTCATCTCCAGGGTGAGTTTGGTGTACTCCAGCGGGAAGAACCGCGGCGAGCGGGTCACCCAGTCGAGGTGGTAGCCGTGCACGTCGGTCTCGGCGAGCAGGTCGTAGTAGATCTCGGCGGCGCTCTGGCCGCTGCCGACGACGGTGATGCTGCGCTTCCTCTGGAGGGCCTGCTTGGCGTCCAGGTAGCCGGAGTTGTGCACCAGGTCGCCGCCGATGCCCCGGCAGGTCTCCGGGATGTACGGCGGGGTGCCGGTGCCGAGCACCAGGTGCCGGGCGCGGTGCCGGACCTCGCCCCCGGCGGTGGCGGAGACCACCGTGTACACGCCGTCGGCCTCGTCGTACTCGACCCGGCTCACGGTGTGCCCGAACCGGACGCTGCGCAGCTTGGCGGCGGCCCAGCGGCAGTACTCGTTGTACTCGCTGCGCACCGGGTAGAACATCTCCCGGATGTAGAACGGGTACAGCCGGCCGGACTCCTTCAGGTAGTTGAGGAAGGAGTAGGGCGAGGTCGGGTCGGCGAGCGTCACCAGGTCGGCCATGAACGGCGTCTGCAGCGTGGCGAAGTCGAGCAGCATCCCGGGGTGCCAGTCGAAGTCGGACTTGCTCTCCAGGAACACGCCGTCGAGGCCGTCGATCGGCTCGGTGAG
This genomic window from Streptomyces sp. TLI_235 contains:
- a CDS encoding Ca2+-transporting ATPase, giving the protein MTQQVDPAADAPAPSWYTRPPAEVLAAFAVDPATGLTAARAAERLAADGPNALPEEKPKPTWLRFLDEYRSYMQIILVTAAVVSLAIKQWSTAILLILLTLLNAVVGLRQQGKAESAMNALKSMMKATARVRRDGTESEIPAEHLVVGDIVLIAAGDQVPADGRIVQASALQIDESTLTGESVPAVKDAGTLTGERLAPGEQSNMAFMNTPVTHGSGLLVVTGTGSGTELGKISGLLSATEKEQSPLDRELNTLTLWIAGAAGLTMVVMFALGRSRDQAWDALFISAVSLAIAAIPEALPTVSQVILSVGSLNLAKRHAIVKELPSVETLGFTSAINSDKTGTLTMNQMTAVEVLSPTDRYTVSGTGYGLEGRIHHAVGSSAGIEGAVLPYLVASDAKLVDGRVVGDPTEGALLVLGHKAGLDIEATRERYPRLATLPFDPGYKLMATFNSAVDMMGRPVVRCFVKGAAPAVMDRAATALSDGTSIPWDGELARHAQEAAERMGGEGRRVMAAAVRDIDPAHFDPDGDLLALVTGLQMTSLVGMVDPPREESKAAVAEAQAAHIRVRMVTGDDVTTGAAIARQLGIEGEALLGADFAAMSEQEQLERIDSIGVVGRVAPEHKVLLANTLKKKGDVVAMTGDGVNDAPAIKAADIGIAMGSGTDVAKNASRMILSDDNFATIVYAVAEGRKLYDNLTKYIRFVLLLLVAFVLTFLGATIFNIASGEPFPPPQVLWIHFVVNAPFGFALGFDQESPGLMRRTPRPRGESVLTRPVMVTVGLSGLAITVALLSLIKLGQSHYGDVQTGSSIAFTAFSLCLIVAAFECRSETASVFTTSTFDSKQMNWAALGEFVLAVMVTQMDGFRRILGTTRISVQQFGWALLAALALLLLWEVGKWLARRTRVAAAR
- a CDS encoding valyl-tRNA synthetase — encoded protein: MTDDTQQTPDRGAISHPELPTAYAPAEVEGVLYERWVERGYFTADAKSDKPPFTVVIPPPNVTGSLHLGHAFEHTLIDALVRRKRMQGFEALWQPGMDHAGIATQNVVERELAKEGKSRHDLGREAFVERVWQWKAESGGQISGQMRRLGDGVDWARERFTMDEGLSQAVQTIFKRLYDDELIYRAERIINWCPRCLTAISDIEVEYQDDDGELVSIRYGEGKDSIVVATTRAETMLGDTAVAVHPEDERYRHLIGRTIKLPLTDREIPVVADEHVDPEFGTGAVKVTPAHDPNDFEIGRRHDLPSIAVMDEHAVITVHGPFQGLDRLEARSAIVGALRAEGRIVAEKRPYVHSVGHCSRCKTTIEPRLSMQWWVKVGPLAQAAGDAVRDGRVNIHPKEMEKRYFDWVDNLHDWCISRQLWWGHRIPVWYGPDGEVVCVGPDEQPPTGEGWHQDTDVLDTWFSSGLWPFSTLGWPEQTDSLAKFYPNSVLVTGYDILFFWVARMMMFGLYAMGGTPPFHTIALHGMVRDQNGKKMSKSFGNVVNPLDWMDKYGSDALRFTLARGANPGVDVPIGEDWVQASRNFANKIWNATRFALMNGATVEGPLPAPEQLTAADRWILSRLGETVAEVDGLYEDYQFAKLSEALFHFAWDEVFDWYVELSKTTLAEGGASADATRRVLGEVLDVTLRLLHPVVPFVTETLWTSLTGRESVVVAEWPADGGFRDAAAEAEIATLQQVVTEVRRFRADQGLKPGQRVPARLDLAATPLVAHEAAIRSLLRLTEPGDGFTATASLPVAGATVALDLSGAIDVAAERKRLQKDLAAAEKEKAQTTGKLGNEAFLAKAPDEVVAKIRGRQEAAEADIARITAQLAGLPQA
- a CDS encoding polyphosphate:AMP phosphotransferase; translation: MADDRTETIARFIAPLRVKPGSHVDLARDFDPRYRARLKKRDGAELLRTGVELLAEYQDRLAAQDTYGVLLCLQALDAGGKDGTIRHVMSGVNPQGVKVSSFKVPSAEELDHDYLWRYACRLPGRGEIGIFNRSHYEEVLVVRVHPENLERQRLPKASRGQEVWDRRYREINRWERHLTDNGFKVVKIFLNLSKEEQRIRFLKRIDLPEKNWKFSAADVRERHYWDDYQRAFSQMLSATSTRWAPWYVVPADRKWFARICAAAVLVHTLAGIDPQYPTVGAEAREQLREVRRDLEAEAPAGAEADPYEAKHGTGKGRRKKGNR
- a CDS encoding EmrB/QacA subfamily drug resistance transporter; translation: MTAATAPVESAREDRLPGRWPALAVICLAQLVVVLDNTVLNVAVPTLGRELGADTADIQWIVNAYSLVQAGLLLAAGSAADRYGRRRLLLTGLALFGLGSLAAGLSTTTGQLIAARAGMGIGGALLTTTTLAVVLQIFDAGERTRAIAAWSAVSALGFAAGPPVGGLLLAHFAWGAVFLVNVPVVLLGLVAARALVPESRAPGGGPPDLPGVLLSTAGMTAAVYAVVSGPEHGWRSAHVLLSAPAGLLLLAAFTLWERRTAHPMLDPAFFRNRRFVGAVTGVVLITFGSTGVLFLLTQQLQFVHGYPPLEAGLRMAPFALAVVALNFSGLTARLIVRLGTPRSIALGMAVLAAGFTVAAFASDGYGPLLGGLVLMGTGCAIANPAIVEAVVGAIPQDRAGAGAGIDGAMAEVGSSLGVAALGAVMNARLTAVLPAAASVPAALAAARTEADRAAVLDAFTEASRTAQLVGAAAVLAGGLAAALLLHRAARQGTAPDAG
- a CDS encoding siderophore synthetase component, which codes for MMPADAVAHLTPDAWAQANRQLVRKALAEFAHERLLTPEPLPDGRYAVRSDDGSVEYRFAARLRALDHWQIPAESVTRHRGDEELPVDALDFCIELRTALGLTDEVLPVYLEEISSTLAGTAYKLGRPALGAEELAEADFQTVETGMTEGHPGFVANNGRIGFGVHEFHRYAPEAASPVRLVWLAAHRDHSVFTSCADTDYDTLIRQELAPATLARFAAAMAGRGLALADYHLLPVHPWQWWNKLSVTFAGEVARQRLVCLGEGDDEYLAQQSIRTFFNTTDPSRHYVKTAISVLNMGFMRGLSAAYMEATPAINDWLAELIADDEVLRGTGLTIIREHAAIGYRHRQYEAATDRYSPYRKMLAALWRESPVPTLAPGERLMTMAALLHTDRTGRSLAAALVARSGLAPEVWLRRYLDAYLTPLLHSFYAYDLAFMPHGENTILVLDGGAVRRAVFKDIAEEIVVMDGSAVLPPAVRRVRAEVPDDVKLLSIFTDVFDCFFRYLAAILAEEGVLDEDGFWRTVAACVADYRDSVPHLAERFEQYDLFAPEFALSCLNRLQLRNNRQMVDLADPSAALQLVGTLANPIARFAPVPR